Proteins encoded in a region of the Halarcobacter mediterraneus genome:
- a CDS encoding type IV secretion system protein: protein MKKIGLSILLSSSLLFSSGIPVVDAVANAQSLAQNIQEIATWAEEASRWIETTTHYADQIQAYEDQLLSQTEIRDSVQFIKDIRDFSNFAKNYNGSYMNLTTDVLSGNSIIAIKARSLFDRYNIFDDCEENYYTSVEKNICKNKMTRRVQEIAVYQEANTSLGSITDDLNSLANKLANSTDIKESQDINNAIQMKMAQVEVIKTQIELFNQQSKSLDQIDIKNKEQEFKKSLRKADTQDYSNAFGN from the coding sequence ATGAAAAAAATTGGTTTAAGTATATTACTTTCAAGTAGTTTACTTTTTAGTTCGGGTATTCCTGTTGTGGATGCTGTTGCAAATGCTCAATCTTTAGCTCAAAATATACAAGAAATAGCTACTTGGGCAGAAGAAGCTTCAAGATGGATTGAAACTACAACGCATTATGCAGATCAAATACAAGCTTATGAAGATCAGCTTTTAAGTCAAACAGAGATTAGGGATTCAGTACAGTTTATTAAGGATATACGAGACTTTAGTAATTTTGCTAAAAATTATAATGGTAGTTATATGAATCTAACAACTGATGTTTTAAGTGGTAATTCAATAATAGCAATTAAAGCAAGAAGTTTATTCGATAGATACAATATTTTTGATGATTGTGAAGAGAATTATTATACAAGTGTAGAAAAGAATATTTGTAAAAATAAAATGACTAGGAGAGTACAAGAGATAGCAGTATATCAAGAAGCAAATACAAGTTTAGGAAGTATTACAGATGATCTAAATAGTTTAGCTAATAAATTGGCTAATTCAACTGATATCAAAGAATCTCAAGACATTAATAATGCTATTCAAATGAAAATGGCTCAAGTCGAGGTAATAAAAACTCAAATAGAGCTTTTTAATCAACAAAGTAAGAGCTTGGATCAAATAGATATAAAGAATAAAGAACAAGAGTTTAAAAAGAGCTTGAGAAAAGCTGATACTCAAGATTA